One region of Marispirochaeta aestuarii genomic DNA includes:
- the dusB gene encoding tRNA dihydrouridine synthase DusB encodes MSAVLLHPLTLGTTVLEGNILCAPLAGFTDVPYRELAVEAGADLCFTEMVSCEALIRENLKTRKLLIRGRNETNYGIQVFTSSPESAAAAMEYIIPFTPTVIDLNCGCPVPKVIKTGAGAALMKDPVQIGEIVRAMKKTTSLPVSVKLRTGWDHQNYTFIEAALRAQDAGASMISLHGRTRSQGYGGKADWEQIARLKETVEIPVTGNGDIFCAEDARRMLLQTGCDAVMIARGGLGNPFLFREIRSLLSGLEVLSPPTPRERIETALGHLERCVEVKGEALAVKEMKKQLCSYTKGINGSAAFRNQLVHCESLGEYRGYFSEFLSSLQE; translated from the coding sequence ATGTCCGCCGTTCTGCTGCATCCCCTGACACTGGGCACCACAGTCCTGGAAGGGAATATACTGTGTGCCCCCCTGGCGGGGTTTACGGATGTTCCTTACCGGGAACTCGCCGTGGAAGCAGGGGCGGACCTCTGCTTTACCGAGATGGTCTCCTGTGAGGCACTGATCCGGGAAAATCTGAAAACCCGGAAGCTTCTTATCCGGGGCAGGAACGAAACCAACTACGGAATCCAGGTATTTACCTCCTCTCCAGAGAGCGCTGCAGCGGCAATGGAGTATATCATCCCCTTTACACCAACTGTCATAGATCTCAACTGCGGATGTCCGGTACCCAAGGTAATAAAAACCGGTGCCGGAGCAGCCCTCATGAAGGACCCCGTGCAGATAGGGGAGATTGTGAGGGCCATGAAAAAAACCACATCCCTTCCGGTAAGTGTAAAACTTCGTACCGGGTGGGACCATCAGAACTACACCTTTATCGAAGCCGCCCTCCGCGCCCAGGATGCGGGCGCATCGATGATAAGCCTGCATGGGCGAACCCGGAGCCAGGGTTACGGAGGCAAAGCCGACTGGGAACAGATCGCCCGGCTCAAGGAGACAGTGGAAATACCTGTTACCGGTAACGGGGACATCTTCTGCGCCGAAGATGCCCGCAGGATGCTCCTGCAGACCGGATGCGATGCGGTGATGATCGCCCGGGGAGGGTTGGGTAATCCCTTTCTGTTCCGGGAAATACGCTCACTCCTGTCCGGTCTGGAAGTCCTTTCTCCACCGACTCCCCGGGAACGGATTGAAACGGCCCTGGGCCATCTTGAACGCTGCGTGGAGGTAAAAGGCGAAGCCCTGGCTGTCAAGGAAATGAAAAAACAGCTCTGCTCCTACACGAAGGGCATCAACGGTTCCGCCGCATTCCGAAACCAGCTTGTCCACTGTGAAAGCCTGGGAGAATACCGCGGTTATTTTTCAGAATTCCTCTCTTCCCTTCAGGAGTGA
- a CDS encoding TatD family hydrolase, producing the protein MKFFDTHAHIGLINEDPIDQLIIVSEARQAGVQHIVSICNNLQDFFQVYENLKTANYIYHSIGVSPSEVSHPGKDWERKIIEGSAFDRIVAIGEIGLDYFRKFGNRDSQIELFIRQLELAAKLDFPVIIHNREAGSDVLDILTEKLPPKGGVLHCYSEDWAYARQALELNLYISFAGNVTYRNAKNLHETALNMPLDRMLIESESPFMVPAAYRGKRNRPSYIGATAEFLAELRGLDSEEMADILYNNACRFFGIQE; encoded by the coding sequence ATGAAGTTTTTTGACACTCACGCGCATATAGGGCTTATCAATGAAGACCCCATTGATCAGCTTATTATTGTTTCTGAGGCCAGACAGGCCGGGGTTCAGCATATTGTCTCCATCTGCAATAATTTGCAGGATTTCTTTCAGGTTTACGAGAACCTGAAGACTGCAAACTATATATATCACAGTATCGGCGTTTCTCCATCAGAAGTTTCGCATCCGGGCAAAGATTGGGAAAGAAAAATCATCGAAGGCTCCGCATTCGACCGAATTGTCGCCATTGGAGAGATAGGTCTCGACTATTTCCGTAAATTCGGCAACCGGGATTCCCAGATCGAACTGTTTATCCGGCAGCTGGAACTGGCGGCCAAGCTGGATTTTCCGGTGATCATTCACAACCGCGAAGCCGGCAGTGACGTCCTCGATATTCTCACCGAGAAGCTTCCTCCCAAAGGCGGCGTCCTTCACTGTTACTCGGAGGACTGGGCCTACGCCAGACAGGCCCTGGAACTGAACCTGTACATCTCCTTCGCAGGAAACGTCACCTACCGGAACGCCAAGAACCTTCATGAAACGGCCCTGAACATGCCGCTGGACCGCATGCTCATCGAATCCGAAAGCCCCTTCATGGTTCCAGCCGCCTACCGGGGAAAACGGAACCGCCCCTCCTATATCGGCGCCACCGCCGAATTCCTGGCGGAGCTGAGGGGACTGGACTCCGAAGAGATGGCGGATATCCTCTACAATAACGCCTGCCGCTTCTTCGGCATCCAGGAGTAA
- a CDS encoding M23 family metallopeptidase encodes MSPANQYKKVENKLFLAVGTLFFRLFSAVGRSFNSIIAIGKQRFTVMFIPHSEKKIFNFKISVFAMIFFAALLSGVVTFFFYYGTHYSGISSLLKDRSINLEGTQANLELIRDEIASLKKSSRVFEASLNEALSTLGLQDRGTGQPTADGDLSSFLGMEEQQEGVMRELSDLQSMGALFLDSAKSLESISKLLSAQGDLLYDLPSIWPVEGGIGRITNPFGPAEHPFTKQWYLHKGIDIAYGYGIPIIAAANGKVVERKYEPLGFGNYLLIRHKYGFYSKYAHMGRVFVREGDSITQGQRIGTMDSTGLSTGPHLHYEVRIGSQVVDPARFLNIK; translated from the coding sequence GTGTCCCCCGCTAACCAGTACAAAAAAGTGGAAAATAAACTGTTTCTTGCCGTGGGCACGCTGTTTTTTCGTTTGTTTTCCGCTGTCGGACGGTCTTTCAACTCAATAATCGCCATAGGGAAACAGCGCTTCACCGTAATGTTCATTCCCCATTCGGAAAAAAAGATCTTCAATTTTAAAATATCCGTGTTCGCGATGATCTTTTTTGCCGCTCTTCTTTCGGGGGTCGTTACCTTTTTCTTTTATTATGGAACCCATTACTCCGGAATCTCCTCCCTGCTCAAGGACCGCTCCATCAATCTGGAAGGTACCCAGGCGAATCTGGAACTCATCCGGGACGAGATTGCTTCTCTGAAGAAATCCTCCAGGGTCTTTGAAGCATCCCTGAACGAGGCTCTGTCCACCCTGGGTCTTCAGGACCGGGGTACCGGGCAGCCGACTGCAGACGGTGACCTGTCCAGCTTTCTCGGCATGGAGGAACAGCAGGAAGGAGTAATGCGGGAACTCAGCGATCTCCAGAGCATGGGGGCCCTGTTCCTCGATTCCGCGAAATCCCTGGAGAGTATTTCCAAACTGCTGTCCGCCCAGGGTGATCTGCTGTACGATCTGCCTTCCATCTGGCCTGTCGAGGGAGGTATCGGACGAATTACCAACCCCTTTGGTCCGGCGGAACACCCTTTTACCAAGCAGTGGTATCTTCATAAGGGTATTGATATCGCCTACGGGTACGGAATTCCCATAATCGCCGCAGCCAACGGCAAGGTTGTGGAGCGAAAGTACGAACCCCTGGGCTTCGGGAACTATCTACTGATCCGGCATAAATACGGTTTTTATTCAAAATATGCCCACATGGGACGGGTCTTTGTCCGGGAAGGGGATTCAATTACCCAGGGACAGCGTATCGGAACCATGGACTCCACGGGCCTTTCCACGGGACCCCACCTGCATTATGAAGTCCGCATCGGATCGCAGGTTGTCGATCCCGCCCGATTCCTCAATATTAAATAA
- a CDS encoding bactofilin family protein, which produces MSDVIGAEGAFINSFIGEGTRFEGNLSLSGLLRIDGDFLGTIATEGKVLIGKSGRVEGSVSARTVVVGGAVKGDISCTEKLVILSSGLMLGNVRSPRLIVEEGVIVNGECRISGDREIPLDTPDTAVYQPFEAARK; this is translated from the coding sequence ATGAGTGATGTTATTGGCGCTGAAGGCGCTTTTATTAATTCGTTTATCGGCGAAGGGACCCGTTTTGAAGGGAATCTGTCTCTTTCGGGGCTCCTGAGGATCGATGGAGATTTTCTGGGAACCATCGCAACCGAAGGAAAGGTTCTCATAGGAAAATCCGGCAGAGTGGAAGGGTCCGTTTCGGCCAGAACTGTTGTTGTGGGTGGGGCAGTAAAGGGAGATATCTCCTGTACGGAGAAACTGGTTATCCTCTCCTCCGGCCTCATGCTTGGGAATGTACGGTCTCCCCGGCTTATAGTGGAGGAAGGAGTCATAGTGAACGGCGAATGCCGGATAAGCGGGGATCGTGAGATTCCCCTTGATACTCCCGATACCGCGGTGTATCAGCCCTTTGAGGCCGCCCGGAAATAG
- a CDS encoding YaaR family protein: MDRIDPLTGAPIPFHRNEKRRVEKKGEIKKDFRSFVQSADEAEVALDLPDIPDGADLEGILDEIHEAGERLSEDPGMKNVLAYKRIVKAFLRYVVKNTRQIEHQEGARLSIFKAPKRYTLISVVDKKLEQLAAGILQNQSDKLEILKKVEEIQGLLVDLTG; encoded by the coding sequence GTGGACCGGATTGATCCGCTGACTGGCGCTCCAATACCTTTTCATCGGAATGAAAAACGCCGGGTCGAAAAAAAGGGAGAGATAAAAAAGGACTTCAGATCCTTTGTTCAATCCGCCGATGAAGCGGAGGTCGCTCTCGACCTGCCGGATATTCCCGACGGCGCCGATCTTGAAGGAATTCTCGACGAGATACATGAGGCGGGTGAGCGTCTTTCCGAAGATCCGGGCATGAAGAACGTTCTTGCCTATAAACGTATTGTCAAGGCATTTCTTCGTTATGTGGTAAAGAATACCCGGCAGATTGAGCATCAGGAAGGTGCCCGTCTGAGCATTTTCAAGGCGCCGAAACGCTATACCCTTATATCGGTTGTTGACAAAAAGCTTGAACAGCTGGCCGCCGGGATTCTTCAGAATCAGTCTGATAAACTGGAAATTTTGAAAAAAGTAGAAGAGATCCAGGGACTCCTTGTCGATCTGACGGGATGA
- a CDS encoding PSP1 domain-containing protein codes for MENNQELNKDSCCYRIKVVHSSETHLALFPKDDPLVKGDMLIVDSRYGKDLALVLGNSCCCQKAGDKGEMINIVRRANDSDMKRHEENLEREREALQVCREKVDARGLDMKLVSAHYLDEESKLLFFFTAEARVDFRELVKDLVAVFKTRIELRQIGVRDESRVLGGIGVCGRVLCCNGITDKLNPVSIKMAKEQNLSLNSMKISGPCGRLLCCLSYEYDFYREEKRSFPPEGARIPFNGLTYKVAEVNVLSKTVKLHSSEGGVTDVPVTSFERDGETRKWRILRIDED; via the coding sequence ATGGAGAATAATCAGGAACTGAATAAGGATTCCTGCTGTTATAGAATAAAGGTGGTCCATTCGAGTGAAACCCATCTTGCTCTTTTTCCCAAGGACGATCCCCTTGTAAAAGGTGACATGCTGATCGTTGACTCCCGCTACGGCAAGGATCTGGCGCTTGTTCTGGGGAACTCCTGCTGCTGTCAGAAAGCCGGCGATAAAGGCGAGATGATCAATATCGTCAGGCGTGCGAACGATTCCGACATGAAAAGACATGAGGAAAACCTGGAACGGGAGCGGGAGGCTCTGCAGGTCTGCAGAGAAAAGGTGGATGCCAGGGGTCTCGATATGAAACTCGTATCCGCCCATTATCTGGATGAAGAGTCCAAGCTGCTTTTTTTCTTTACCGCTGAAGCCCGGGTCGATTTTCGTGAACTCGTCAAGGATCTGGTGGCCGTTTTCAAGACCCGTATAGAGCTGCGGCAGATCGGGGTTCGGGATGAATCCCGGGTGCTGGGTGGCATCGGTGTGTGCGGACGGGTTCTCTGCTGTAACGGAATTACCGACAAGCTGAACCCTGTTTCCATCAAGATGGCAAAGGAACAGAACCTGAGTCTGAATTCCATGAAAATTTCCGGTCCCTGCGGTCGCCTTTTGTGCTGTCTGTCCTATGAATATGACTTTTACCGTGAAGAGAAGCGTTCCTTTCCTCCCGAGGGGGCTCGTATTCCCTTTAACGGCCTGACCTATAAAGTCGCAGAAGTCAACGTTCTGTCCAAGACTGTGAAGCTCCATTCAAGTGAGGGCGGGGTGACGGATGTACCGGTGACCAGCTTTGAACGGGATGGAGAGACCAGAAAATGGAGAATTCTTCGGATTGACGAGGATTAG
- the rpsT gene encoding 30S ribosomal protein S20, with the protein MGGSTLPGKGSAAKRHRQSRERRMRNRIRRSSILTAKKNFLKAVRDNDTAEAESRYQTVVKLIDTAAGKGVYHQNTAARKKSRLNKVLKQLKQGSEA; encoded by the coding sequence ATGGGGGGTAGTACGTTGCCTGGAAAAGGTTCCGCCGCCAAGCGGCATAGACAGAGCCGAGAACGCAGAATGCGTAATAGAATTCGCAGAAGCAGCATTCTTACGGCCAAAAAGAACTTTTTAAAAGCTGTTCGCGATAATGATACAGCTGAAGCAGAAAGCCGGTATCAGACAGTGGTTAAACTGATCGATACGGCAGCAGGGAAAGGTGTTTATCATCAGAACACCGCTGCACGAAAAAAATCTCGACTCAACAAAGTTCT